Proteins from a single region of Pseudarthrobacter sp. NIBRBAC000502772:
- a CDS encoding ABC transporter substrate-binding protein, whose translation MTKSTKALRSAIALAGVSAFALTACTGPSGGGGGGSTASENASSVIAYGTTDKVTALDPAGSYDNGSFMVMNQIYSFLLNSKPGGADPVPDLAESSSFTKPTEFTVKLKSDLKWANGHVLDSKDVKFSFDRQTAINDPNGPASLLSNIDSIATPDASTVVFTLKNANDQTFPQILTSPAAPIVDDEVFPADKLLSDEEIVKANAFHGQYIIDSYNKNTLVSLKAWPDYKGVLGKPANAGATIKYYTDQTNMKLEVKGGQIDVANRSLSATDIDDLKKDSSVTVHVGPGGEMRYIVFNFDTMPYGAKAPEADPKKALAVRQAAANLIDRQAISDQVYKGTYLPMWSNVPSGFVGANESFKQAYGDGSGKPSLDKAKKVMSDAGITGPVTIKLQYNPDHYGKSSGDEYAMVKDQLEKSGLFTVDLQSTEWVTYNSASKKDSYPVFQLGWFPDFSDADNYLTPFFVRGGFMNNHYSNSEVETLIAKQLVTADKAEREKTIQEVQNLLAKDISTLPLLQGAQVAVSGTKVKGVDSTLDASFKFRLGTVSK comes from the coding sequence ATGACCAAGAGCACAAAAGCCTTGCGCAGCGCAATTGCGCTCGCAGGCGTTTCCGCCTTCGCATTGACGGCCTGCACGGGCCCCTCGGGTGGCGGCGGCGGTGGAAGCACAGCATCGGAGAATGCCAGCAGCGTCATTGCGTACGGCACCACAGACAAGGTCACCGCACTGGACCCCGCGGGCTCGTACGACAACGGTTCGTTCATGGTGATGAACCAGATCTACTCCTTCTTGTTGAACTCCAAGCCCGGTGGTGCCGACCCCGTGCCGGACCTGGCCGAATCGTCCTCCTTCACCAAGCCCACCGAATTCACCGTCAAACTCAAGAGTGACCTCAAATGGGCCAACGGGCACGTGCTGGATTCCAAAGACGTCAAGTTCTCCTTTGATCGCCAAACTGCCATCAACGATCCCAACGGTCCGGCTTCGTTGTTGTCCAACATCGATTCCATTGCCACACCTGATGCCAGCACCGTGGTTTTCACACTGAAGAATGCCAACGACCAGACATTCCCGCAGATTCTGACCAGCCCGGCCGCCCCGATCGTTGACGACGAAGTTTTCCCGGCAGACAAGCTCCTCAGCGACGAGGAAATTGTCAAGGCCAACGCCTTCCACGGCCAGTACATCATCGACTCCTACAACAAGAACACGTTGGTCAGCCTGAAGGCTTGGCCGGACTACAAGGGAGTGCTTGGCAAGCCCGCCAACGCAGGGGCCACCATCAAGTACTACACCGATCAGACCAACATGAAGTTGGAGGTCAAAGGCGGGCAGATCGATGTTGCCAACCGCAGCCTGAGCGCGACGGACATCGATGACCTCAAGAAGGACTCCAGCGTCACGGTCCATGTCGGACCCGGCGGCGAGATGCGGTACATCGTCTTCAACTTCGACACCATGCCGTACGGGGCCAAGGCTCCCGAAGCTGACCCGAAGAAGGCGCTGGCCGTCCGCCAGGCCGCTGCCAACCTGATCGACCGCCAAGCCATTTCGGACCAGGTCTACAAGGGCACGTACCTGCCGATGTGGTCCAACGTCCCGTCCGGTTTCGTGGGCGCCAACGAATCCTTCAAGCAGGCGTACGGGGATGGCTCCGGCAAACCCAGCCTGGACAAGGCCAAGAAGGTCATGTCCGACGCCGGCATCACCGGCCCGGTGACGATCAAACTGCAGTACAACCCTGACCACTATGGCAAGTCATCCGGTGACGAATACGCCATGGTCAAGGACCAGTTGGAGAAGAGCGGTCTGTTCACCGTGGACCTTCAGTCCACTGAGTGGGTCACGTATAACTCGGCGTCGAAGAAAGACAGCTACCCCGTCTTCCAGCTGGGATGGTTCCCGGACTTCAGCGACGCGGACAACTACCTGACACCCTTCTTTGTGCGCGGTGGCTTCATGAACAACCACTACTCCAACAGCGAGGTCGAAACGCTGATCGCCAAGCAGCTTGTGACAGCTGATAAGGCAGAGCGTGAGAAGACCATACAGGAGGTCCAGAATCTGCTGGCCAAGGACATCTCCACCCTGCCGTTGCTGCAAGGGGCCCAGGTGGCTGTTTCGGGGACCAAGGTGAAGGGCGTGGATTCGACACTTGATGCGTCGTTCAAGTTCCGGCTCGGCACCGTTTCCAAGTAA
- the mnmA gene encoding tRNA 2-thiouridine(34) synthase MnmA: protein MSGGVDSAVAAARAVEAGHDVVGVHLALSRMPGTLRTGSRGCCTIEDSRDAWRACDVLGIPYYVWDFSERFKEDVVQDFIDEYAAGRTPNPCMRCNERIKFAALLEKAIALGFDAVCTGHYAKVIKDADGNPELHRAADWAKDQSYVLGVLTHEQLKHSMFPLADTPSKAEVRAEAERRGLSVANKPDSHDICFIPDGDTAGWLAEKIDMTPGDIVDETGTKVGEHPGANAFTVGQRRGLKLGTPAADGKPRFVLEIRPKENKVVVGPQALLAIDEIRGIKVSWAGLPIAEIETGAEFDCYAQVRAHGDPVPATARMLPGDGAPQLLVTLTDPLRGVAPGQTVVLYQGSRVLGQATIDAARSLQRAEL, encoded by the coding sequence ATGAGCGGTGGAGTCGACTCCGCCGTTGCCGCAGCACGTGCCGTTGAGGCCGGGCACGACGTCGTCGGCGTTCACCTTGCGCTGTCCAGGATGCCCGGCACCCTGCGGACGGGCAGCCGCGGCTGCTGCACCATCGAGGACTCGCGCGATGCGTGGCGTGCCTGCGATGTGCTGGGCATTCCGTATTACGTCTGGGATTTCTCGGAGCGCTTCAAGGAAGACGTGGTCCAGGACTTCATCGATGAGTATGCTGCCGGGCGGACCCCCAATCCCTGTATGCGCTGCAACGAGCGGATTAAGTTTGCCGCCCTGCTGGAGAAGGCCATCGCCCTGGGCTTTGACGCCGTCTGCACCGGGCATTACGCCAAGGTCATCAAGGACGCCGACGGCAACCCCGAACTTCACCGGGCCGCGGACTGGGCCAAGGACCAGAGCTACGTCCTGGGTGTCCTGACGCACGAGCAGCTCAAGCACTCCATGTTCCCGCTGGCTGACACGCCCTCCAAGGCTGAGGTGCGGGCCGAGGCCGAGCGCCGTGGACTGTCAGTGGCCAACAAGCCCGACAGCCACGACATCTGTTTCATTCCCGACGGCGACACCGCCGGCTGGCTCGCCGAAAAGATTGACATGACCCCCGGCGACATTGTGGACGAGACCGGTACGAAGGTGGGGGAGCACCCGGGAGCCAACGCGTTCACCGTGGGACAGCGCCGCGGCCTGAAGCTCGGCACACCCGCAGCGGACGGCAAGCCCAGGTTCGTCCTGGAGATCCGGCCCAAGGAAAACAAGGTAGTGGTGGGGCCCCAGGCGCTGCTGGCCATTGACGAGATCCGCGGCATCAAGGTCTCGTGGGCCGGCCTGCCCATCGCTGAAATCGAAACGGGCGCCGAGTTTGACTGCTATGCCCAGGTCCGCGCCCACGGGGACCCCGTGCCGGCAACTGCGCGAATGCTGCCGGGCGATGGTGCACCCCAGCTGCTGGTCACGTTGACCGATCCGCTGCGCGGTGTGGCACCCGGCCAGACAGTGGTCCTCTACCAGGGCAGCCGCGTCCTGGGCCAGGCAACCATCGACGCTGCCCGGTCGTTGCAGCGCGCGGAGCTCTGA
- a CDS encoding NAD(P)/FAD-dependent oxidoreductase, which produces MVIAGGGLAGATAAKTLRAEGFKGRVTIIGAEHHPPYLRPPLSKEYLLGKAAEDAVPVVPPGWYAENDVGLRLGARVTGIRPDARTVELDDGSTLAYGSLLLATGAAPRTLRLPGSDLAGVSTFRTLDDSRRLRSSLAAGGRNVVMVGSGWIGMELAAAAATYGNNVTLLGLEEIPLAGAIGPELGRFFRRLHEANGVSFRLPASAREITGLGGAVTGVVTDSGEALPADIVVIAVGVVPETGIAQAAGLALDNGILTDASLRTSAPGIFAAGDVANALHPFTGQHHRSEHWSNALNGGKVAARAMLSQDAVLGTIPYFYTDQYDVSMEYSGFPALAAGAEPVIRGSLEGKEFIAFWQQDSRVVAGMSVNWPRKPQPGAQKTIKALISARTRVTAERLADNSVGLDQFLPEDA; this is translated from the coding sequence ATTGTGATTGCCGGCGGCGGCCTGGCCGGGGCCACCGCCGCCAAGACGCTGCGGGCGGAAGGGTTCAAAGGCCGGGTCACGATCATCGGCGCAGAGCACCATCCTCCGTACCTGCGGCCGCCGCTGTCCAAGGAGTATCTGCTGGGCAAGGCCGCCGAGGACGCCGTCCCGGTGGTGCCGCCAGGCTGGTACGCGGAGAACGACGTCGGACTCCGCCTGGGTGCCCGCGTCACGGGCATCCGGCCGGACGCCAGGACGGTGGAGCTGGACGACGGCAGCACGCTGGCTTACGGTTCCCTGCTGCTCGCCACCGGGGCGGCGCCCCGCACCCTCCGCCTGCCCGGAAGCGACCTGGCCGGCGTCTCCACCTTCCGCACCCTGGACGACAGCCGTCGGTTGCGCAGCAGCCTGGCGGCAGGCGGCAGGAACGTGGTGATGGTCGGCTCCGGCTGGATCGGCATGGAACTGGCTGCGGCTGCCGCCACGTACGGCAACAACGTCACGCTCCTCGGACTGGAAGAGATCCCCTTGGCCGGGGCCATCGGCCCTGAGCTCGGGCGGTTCTTCCGCCGACTCCACGAAGCCAACGGCGTGAGCTTCCGGCTTCCCGCCTCGGCACGGGAAATCACCGGCCTCGGCGGCGCTGTCACCGGGGTGGTCACCGATTCCGGAGAGGCGCTCCCTGCGGACATCGTGGTCATCGCCGTCGGCGTGGTTCCCGAGACGGGCATCGCGCAGGCGGCTGGCCTGGCCCTGGACAACGGGATCCTCACGGACGCGTCCCTGCGGACCAGCGCGCCCGGCATTTTTGCCGCCGGCGACGTCGCCAACGCCCTGCACCCCTTCACCGGCCAGCACCACCGCAGCGAGCACTGGTCCAATGCCCTGAACGGCGGAAAGGTGGCCGCCAGGGCCATGCTCAGCCAGGATGCAGTACTGGGCACCATCCCCTACTTCTACACCGATCAGTACGACGTCAGCATGGAATACTCGGGCTTCCCTGCCCTGGCGGCGGGCGCTGAGCCGGTGATCCGGGGGTCACTGGAGGGCAAGGAGTTCATCGCGTTCTGGCAGCAGGATTCCAGGGTGGTGGCCGGGATGAGCGTCAACTGGCCGCGGAAGCCACAGCCTGGCGCGCAGAAGACCATCAAGGCCCTTATCTCGGCCAGGACCCGAGTCACAGCGGAGCGCCTGGCCGACAACTCCGTTGGGCTCGATCAGTTCCTGCCGGAGGACGCCTGA
- a CDS encoding cysteine desulfurase family protein, which translates to MPVYLDHAATTPLSAEALAALTRELARTGNPSSLHGSGRRARRSVEDAREAIATAAGAHPSEVIFTSGGTESDNLAVKGLYWARSGEDPARRRILCSAVEHHAVLDTVEWLERHEGAIVTWLPVDSQGVVDLDVLAAELARDPGTIALVTVMWANNEVGTIQPVHRIVQLAHAAGVPVHSDAVQAFGSLPVDFKASGLDAMSVSGHKIGGPVGVGALLLGRAVKLTPVQHGGGQERDVRSGTLDTASIAAFAAAAEAATARLAAESARIAALRDRLIDGVLQRVPEAALRGAPGEGRLPGNAHFTFPGCEGDSLLFLLDLVGVESSTGSACTAGVPRPSHVLLAMGLDEETARGAQRFTLGHTSTDADVDALLAALPGAYQRARQAGMAGHESSIQTAGTVARQASSGRN; encoded by the coding sequence GTGCCCGTCTACCTCGATCATGCAGCCACCACGCCACTTTCCGCCGAGGCGCTGGCAGCCCTGACCCGGGAACTTGCCCGCACTGGCAATCCTTCGTCCCTGCACGGCTCGGGCCGGCGTGCCCGCCGCTCCGTGGAGGACGCCAGGGAAGCCATCGCGACGGCGGCCGGCGCCCATCCCTCCGAGGTCATCTTTACGTCCGGGGGCACCGAGTCGGACAACCTTGCTGTGAAGGGCCTGTACTGGGCCCGTTCCGGCGAAGACCCGGCACGGCGCCGCATCCTCTGCTCCGCCGTCGAGCATCATGCCGTGCTGGACACCGTGGAATGGCTGGAGCGGCACGAGGGTGCCATTGTCACGTGGCTTCCCGTGGACAGCCAGGGTGTGGTGGACCTGGACGTCCTCGCCGCCGAGCTGGCCCGGGACCCCGGGACCATTGCGCTCGTGACGGTCATGTGGGCCAACAATGAAGTGGGCACCATCCAGCCGGTGCACAGGATTGTGCAGCTGGCGCACGCCGCCGGAGTGCCGGTCCATTCGGATGCCGTGCAGGCCTTCGGCTCGCTGCCCGTTGATTTCAAGGCCTCCGGGCTGGACGCGATGTCCGTTTCCGGGCACAAGATCGGCGGACCGGTGGGAGTCGGCGCCCTCCTGCTGGGGCGGGCCGTCAAGCTGACTCCGGTGCAGCACGGCGGCGGCCAGGAGCGCGACGTGCGCTCCGGGACGCTGGACACTGCGTCCATCGCCGCCTTCGCTGCTGCCGCCGAGGCCGCCACCGCACGGCTTGCCGCCGAGTCCGCGAGGATCGCGGCCCTGCGGGACAGGCTCATCGACGGCGTCCTGCAGCGCGTGCCCGAAGCTGCACTCCGCGGCGCCCCGGGGGAGGGTCGCCTGCCCGGCAACGCGCATTTCACGTTCCCTGGCTGCGAAGGTGATTCGCTGCTGTTCCTGCTGGACCTGGTGGGGGTGGAATCCTCCACGGGATCCGCCTGCACGGCCGGTGTCCCGCGCCCGTCCCACGTGCTGCTGGCCATGGGGCTGGACGAGGAGACAGCCCGCGGCGCCCAGCGCTTCACGCTGGGACATACCTCAACCGACGCGGACGTGGATGCCTTGCTGGCAGCCCTCCCCGGCGCGTACCAACGCGCCCGCCAGGCAGGGATGGCCGGGCATGAATCCTCGATCCAGACTGCGGGAACGGTAGCGCGTCAGGCGTCCTCCGGCAGGAACTGA
- a CDS encoding metalloregulator ArsR/SmtB family transcription factor — MRRLPWGRRMAAVASLGDDKRRQLFELVAASEAAVGRDEAALALGLPRSTASFHLDRLVQDGLLAVEFHKAAGKSGPGSGRPAKMYRQSTSEVGVSVPDRNYDLAAELLVAAIEHSTATGVAVGNSLLAASYGKGQALAAGAASLTDFMAGEGYEPRPDGAGGFVLVNCPFHRLSDGHPEVVCAMNGAFLQGAAAACGEPEERIAPNSEPGQCCARITPP, encoded by the coding sequence GTGCGCAGACTTCCGTGGGGCCGCCGCATGGCGGCCGTGGCTTCCTTGGGCGACGACAAGCGCCGGCAGCTTTTTGAACTGGTTGCCGCTTCCGAGGCCGCAGTCGGGCGCGATGAGGCTGCGCTGGCCCTCGGCCTGCCAAGAAGCACGGCGTCCTTCCACCTTGACAGGCTGGTCCAGGATGGACTCCTGGCGGTGGAATTCCACAAGGCTGCCGGGAAGTCAGGTCCTGGCTCCGGGCGGCCGGCCAAGATGTACCGGCAATCAACGAGTGAAGTCGGTGTTTCCGTGCCGGACCGCAACTATGACCTCGCGGCTGAGCTGCTGGTCGCAGCGATCGAGCACTCCACAGCGACCGGCGTAGCCGTGGGCAACTCCCTGCTGGCCGCGTCGTACGGCAAGGGCCAGGCGCTGGCCGCCGGCGCCGCAAGCCTGACGGACTTCATGGCGGGGGAGGGCTACGAGCCCAGGCCTGACGGCGCGGGCGGCTTTGTGCTGGTGAACTGCCCGTTCCATCGCCTCTCGGACGGGCACCCGGAAGTGGTCTGCGCCATGAATGGAGCATTTCTGCAGGGCGCGGCTGCGGCGTGCGGGGAGCCGGAGGAACGCATAGCGCCGAACAGCGAGCCTGGCCAGTGCTGCGCCAGGATCACCCCGCCCTGA
- a CDS encoding J domain-containing protein → MTESSNSYYEVLRVAVTATDKEIKVAYRRAARKAHPDHGGDAAAFRQVTAAYETLIDPTRRKAYDRSYAAGTSRNTDDSAAGPHFDAPAAGSHASATVHRTTTPRNTAGDPPLYVPPYDAAAFEASGMVPLIPFAQASQQVHGMPRKRGIFGAEARIQRELRTVQLITRQVLPAIPAARLVNGLQSPADNSHIDHALLSGYRLALIGSMLLPKGAYAWDGQTLRHGGRSIAPPQLAHVVRAMQDIFPELNVTGWTVIHSADGNLHEPVIDRHRRTAGTSETIQVVNAAGLVRGLKHFLSSGPTPNTVNVSVLARLLRGMH, encoded by the coding sequence TTGACCGAGAGCAGCAACTCCTACTACGAGGTGCTCCGCGTCGCCGTGACGGCCACCGACAAGGAGATCAAGGTGGCCTACCGCCGGGCCGCGAGAAAGGCCCATCCTGACCATGGCGGGGACGCCGCCGCTTTCCGGCAGGTGACGGCAGCATACGAAACCCTGATAGACCCGACGCGCCGGAAGGCCTACGACCGCTCATATGCGGCAGGAACGTCCCGCAACACCGACGATTCCGCCGCGGGGCCGCACTTTGATGCGCCGGCGGCGGGCAGCCATGCCTCTGCCACCGTGCACCGGACCACCACGCCCCGGAACACCGCGGGTGACCCGCCCCTGTACGTCCCGCCCTACGATGCTGCGGCCTTCGAGGCGTCCGGCATGGTGCCGCTCATCCCGTTCGCCCAGGCCAGCCAGCAGGTCCACGGGATGCCGCGCAAACGGGGTATTTTTGGCGCCGAAGCCCGAATCCAGCGCGAACTGCGCACGGTGCAGCTCATCACCCGCCAGGTTCTGCCCGCCATTCCTGCGGCCCGGCTGGTCAACGGCCTGCAGTCCCCGGCCGATAACAGCCACATCGACCACGCACTCCTGTCCGGCTACCGGCTGGCGCTGATCGGTTCCATGCTGCTGCCAAAGGGCGCCTACGCCTGGGACGGGCAAACCCTGAGGCACGGCGGACGTTCCATCGCGCCGCCGCAACTGGCCCACGTTGTCCGGGCCATGCAGGATATCTTCCCGGAACTGAACGTCACCGGCTGGACAGTCATCCACAGCGCCGACGGCAACCTCCACGAACCCGTCATCGACCGCCACCGGCGAACAGCCGGCACCTCCGAAACCATCCAGGTGGTGAACGCGGCGGGCCTGGTCCGCGGCCTCAAGCACTTCCTCTCCTCCGGCCCCACACCCAACACCGTTAATGTGTCCGTGCTGGCCAGGCTGCTTCGCGGCATGCACTGA
- a CDS encoding tRNA (cytidine(34)-2'-O)-methyltransferase, whose protein sequence is MFRILFHAPEIPGNTGNAIRLAAITGAQLHLVEPLGFDFSDAKLRRAGLDYHDLAVVTVHKSIEDAWRELQPERVYAFTSDGTASYADIAYRPGDVLMFGQESVGLPEHLKSDPHVTATVRLPMLPSLRSLNLANAASIAVYEAWRQQGFSGAQI, encoded by the coding sequence GTGTTCCGAATCCTCTTCCATGCCCCCGAAATCCCCGGCAACACCGGCAATGCGATCAGGCTGGCAGCCATAACCGGCGCCCAACTGCACCTGGTGGAACCCCTCGGCTTTGATTTCTCCGATGCCAAGCTCCGGCGCGCCGGCCTGGACTACCACGACCTCGCCGTCGTCACCGTCCACAAAAGCATCGAGGACGCCTGGCGCGAGCTGCAGCCGGAGCGTGTGTACGCCTTCACCTCGGACGGGACCGCCAGCTATGCGGACATCGCCTACCGCCCCGGGGACGTCCTGATGTTCGGCCAGGAATCAGTGGGCCTGCCTGAACACCTCAAGAGCGATCCGCATGTCACGGCCACCGTGCGGCTTCCCATGCTGCCGTCCCTCCGTTCGCTGAACCTGGCCAACGCGGCGTCCATTGCTGTCTACGAGGCCTGGCGCCAGCAGGGATTTTCCGGCGCCCAGATTTGA
- the sigK gene encoding ECF RNA polymerase sigma factor SigK, with the protein METPNAPNSEARAAVTDSPADLSKRLAGLLARIAGGDQAAFAEFYQLTSRRVFGMARRVLIDPELSEDATQEVFLQVWQNAAKFNPEAGSPLSWLMTISHRRAVDKVRSSQSATDREAKYGASSQDVDHDSVSAEVDSRLEAEAVVRCLETLTETQQESVRLAYYGGLTYREVAEKLNAAVPTIKSRIRDGLIRLKTCLGVS; encoded by the coding sequence ATGGAAACTCCCAACGCGCCAAATTCCGAGGCCCGGGCCGCAGTCACTGACTCACCGGCGGATCTCAGCAAGCGCTTGGCCGGGCTGCTCGCCCGCATAGCCGGCGGCGACCAGGCCGCGTTTGCCGAGTTCTACCAATTGACATCGCGCAGGGTGTTCGGCATGGCGCGGCGGGTGCTCATCGATCCCGAACTCAGCGAAGACGCCACGCAGGAGGTTTTCCTCCAGGTCTGGCAGAACGCCGCGAAGTTCAACCCGGAAGCAGGCAGTCCGCTCTCGTGGCTGATGACCATTTCGCACCGCCGGGCCGTGGACAAGGTCCGTTCCTCGCAGTCGGCCACCGACCGAGAGGCCAAATACGGCGCCAGCAGCCAGGACGTGGACCACGACTCCGTCTCCGCCGAGGTGGACAGCAGGCTCGAGGCCGAGGCGGTGGTCCGGTGCCTGGAAACACTGACCGAAACACAACAGGAATCGGTACGGCTGGCCTACTACGGCGGCCTCACTTACCGCGAAGTCGCGGAAAAGCTAAACGCAGCAGTACCCACCATCAAGTCCCGCATCCGCGACGGACTGATCCGCTTGAAGACTTGTCTGGGGGTGAGTTGA
- a CDS encoding anti-sigma factor domain-containing protein — protein sequence MTEMNSQGGTRRPGSFGTEIAADLESGRAVDLAELYALDAISDAERAAIDRYISAAPDAERSAFLERVRQARETLAASFTAEAEPPADLFARIVSQLPSLAQLPADGPTEVTAAPAAQSPAEALDELAAARVRRDERRRPAGARRWLTAVAAAAVIALGGVGVGAYITDQNDPLNQVVRAADVREASVPVSAGGTATVLISSSKDAVVVKMNGVPAPPAGKVYQMWLIPKDGSAPVSQGLMDEAALSKPAVVKGIASAAALGITVEPVGGSATPTFPTVAAAPLGA from the coding sequence ATGACAGAAATGAATAGTCAGGGAGGCACCCGCCGTCCCGGCTCGTTCGGAACTGAGATCGCCGCCGACCTGGAATCCGGGCGGGCCGTGGATCTCGCCGAGCTCTATGCCCTGGACGCGATCAGCGATGCTGAACGCGCCGCCATTGACCGCTACATCTCCGCCGCGCCCGACGCCGAGCGCAGCGCTTTCCTTGAGCGTGTCCGCCAGGCCAGGGAGACCCTCGCGGCGTCCTTTACGGCTGAGGCGGAACCTCCCGCGGATCTTTTCGCACGAATCGTGTCCCAGTTGCCGTCCCTCGCGCAGCTGCCTGCCGATGGGCCCACCGAAGTCACTGCTGCGCCTGCCGCACAGTCGCCGGCAGAGGCGCTGGATGAACTCGCCGCGGCCAGGGTCCGCCGGGACGAACGACGCCGGCCTGCCGGCGCCCGCCGCTGGCTCACCGCAGTCGCAGCTGCCGCCGTGATCGCCCTCGGTGGCGTGGGCGTGGGCGCCTACATCACGGACCAGAACGATCCCCTGAACCAGGTGGTCCGGGCCGCCGACGTCCGCGAAGCCTCCGTACCTGTCTCCGCCGGCGGCACCGCCACAGTGCTGATTTCGTCGTCGAAGGATGCCGTGGTGGTCAAGATGAACGGTGTACCCGCACCGCCGGCCGGCAAGGTCTACCAGATGTGGCTGATCCCGAAGGACGGCTCGGCACCGGTTTCCCAGGGCCTGATGGACGAAGCAGCCCTGTCAAAGCCTGCCGTGGTGAAGGGCATTGCGTCCGCCGCAGCGCTCGGCATCACCGTGGAGCCCGTGGGCGGTTCGGCTACCCCGACGTTCCCCACGGTGGCTGCCGCACCGCTGGGCGCCTGA
- a CDS encoding PIG-L deacetylase family protein, translating into MTHSAASAQSPFNPDTHRIGRVLCFAAHPDDIDFGAAGTIAAWTAAGIHVSYCIMTDGDAGGFDPAQRAEITALRAAEQRRAAELVGVTDIHYLHQRDGYLEPTHKVMKGVVKLIREVRPDVVLAMHPERNWNRLQKSHPDHLAVGEAVTRAVYPAVENPFAYPELAEAGLAAYKLPWLWLYAGPEERENHFEDVTDHVDAKLDAIHVHVSQHPDVAAMEAAVRNGLHMNARRAGFAEGRSAEAFHVVAVNGPGTIAGF; encoded by the coding sequence TTGACGCACTCCGCTGCCTCAGCACAGAGCCCGTTCAACCCGGACACACACCGGATTGGGCGGGTACTCTGTTTCGCCGCCCATCCGGACGACATCGACTTCGGTGCGGCCGGCACCATCGCCGCCTGGACGGCCGCGGGAATCCACGTCAGCTACTGCATCATGACCGACGGCGACGCGGGCGGCTTCGACCCGGCGCAGCGGGCCGAGATCACCGCCCTCAGGGCGGCCGAGCAGCGCCGGGCAGCCGAACTCGTGGGCGTGACCGACATCCACTACCTCCATCAGCGCGACGGCTACCTGGAACCGACGCACAAGGTGATGAAAGGTGTGGTGAAGCTGATCCGGGAAGTCCGTCCCGACGTCGTGCTCGCCATGCATCCGGAACGGAACTGGAACCGCCTCCAGAAGAGCCACCCGGACCACCTTGCCGTGGGGGAGGCCGTGACCCGGGCTGTATACCCTGCGGTCGAAAACCCGTTCGCCTATCCGGAGCTGGCCGAGGCAGGCCTCGCGGCGTACAAGCTGCCGTGGCTGTGGCTCTATGCCGGGCCCGAAGAGCGGGAGAACCACTTTGAGGATGTCACCGACCACGTGGACGCCAAGCTCGACGCGATCCACGTGCACGTGAGCCAGCATCCCGACGTCGCGGCCATGGAAGCGGCGGTGCGGAACGGCCTGCACATGAACGCACGACGTGCGGGCTTTGCTGAGGGCCGCAGCGCCGAAGCCTTCCACGTGGTCGCCGTCAACGGCCCGGGGACGATCGCCGGCTTCTAG
- a CDS encoding electron transfer flavoprotein subunit alpha/FixB family protein → MANVLVFIDNPGDALKKSTLELLTLGRSLGETAVAVNGDLHQDVSATLAEYGVTAVFRPSAQDLDDYLVSAKAAYLAAAAGAAGAGTVLLDNSPEGKEIAARLGIRLNAGVITDVVAVDADGTAHKSVLAGSYTTSARATTAVSVLTVKANNVTPEPASVASAPETSTVEVPADGTATAARITAREQKAASGRPDLSDARIVVAGGRGVDGDFGPVEQLADALGAAVGASRAATDAGWISHDAQVGQTGKTVSPQLYISAGISGAIQQKAGMQTAKVIVAVNKDAESPIFEIADFGIIGDLFDVLPQATEEIKKRKG, encoded by the coding sequence ATGGCAAACGTACTCGTATTCATTGACAACCCCGGCGACGCCCTGAAGAAGAGCACCCTCGAACTGCTCACCCTGGGACGTTCCCTGGGAGAGACCGCTGTTGCCGTGAACGGCGATCTGCATCAGGATGTTTCGGCCACGCTCGCCGAATACGGCGTCACCGCCGTTTTCCGGCCCTCCGCCCAGGACCTGGATGACTACCTTGTCTCGGCGAAGGCAGCCTATCTCGCGGCCGCCGCGGGTGCCGCCGGTGCCGGCACGGTCCTCCTGGACAACTCGCCCGAAGGCAAAGAGATCGCGGCGCGGCTCGGCATCCGGCTCAACGCCGGCGTCATCACCGACGTTGTGGCGGTCGACGCCGACGGTACAGCCCACAAGTCGGTCCTCGCCGGTTCTTACACCACCTCTGCCAGGGCCACCACGGCGGTATCCGTGCTGACGGTGAAGGCCAACAACGTCACGCCGGAGCCGGCATCCGTGGCTTCCGCCCCGGAGACGTCCACCGTCGAAGTGCCGGCGGACGGCACGGCCACGGCAGCCCGTATCACCGCCCGCGAACAGAAGGCCGCCAGCGGCCGCCCGGATCTGTCGGACGCCCGCATCGTGGTGGCCGGCGGACGCGGAGTGGACGGCGACTTCGGCCCCGTTGAGCAGCTTGCGGACGCCCTCGGTGCTGCCGTCGGAGCCTCCCGTGCAGCCACGGACGCCGGCTGGATCAGCCACGACGCCCAGGTGGGCCAGACCGGCAAGACCGTGTCGCCCCAGCTCTACATCTCTGCCGGCATTTCCGGTGCCATCCAGCAGAAAGCCGGGATGCAGACAGCCAAGGTCATCGTGGCCGTGAACAAAGACGCCGAGTCGCCGATCTTCGAAATCGCCGATTTTGGCATCATCGGGGACCTCTTCGACGTCCTTCCGCAGGCCACCGAAGAAATCAAGAAGCGAAAAGGCTGA